Proteins encoded within one genomic window of Candidatus Omnitrophota bacterium:
- a CDS encoding LptF/LptG family permease produces MRILDRYIFKSVLTLFLWCLFTFFFLFIIVDLFSHLDVILENRVNLRVIIQYYLAYIPVIFIQVAPFACLLATLYTFSKLNHDNEIIAMRASGLSIFQITRTVIIFGLVTSALLFWVNDRFVPQARFITERTKEAMENSSKNNARKELEVIKELSIYGMQNRLYFINKFYPATNTMTGIIILEHDSQQNITKKIVANKGIYADGIWKFYQSLTYTFDEDGQLTIDPQYLDEEVMAISETPAEFIHQRQSTDYMSIADIRGYIKRLSKSGAVTVIRNLYVDLYQRFTSPLTSMIIILLGIPFSLKIRRKATGFSSLGLSLVMGFLYYVLNAISVALGKAGILQPIIAASLPHILALTFAIYLIRAIP; encoded by the coding sequence ATGCGCATATTAGACCGCTATATATTCAAGTCCGTATTGACCCTCTTTTTGTGGTGTCTGTTTACCTTCTTCTTCCTTTTTATCATCGTAGACCTGTTTTCCCACCTGGACGTAATCCTGGAAAACCGGGTTAACCTACGCGTGATCATCCAGTATTACCTGGCGTATATCCCGGTAATATTCATCCAGGTGGCGCCCTTCGCCTGCCTTTTAGCGACACTTTATACCTTCTCCAAACTGAATCACGATAACGAGATCATCGCTATGCGCGCTTCAGGATTAAGCATCTTTCAGATAACCCGCACGGTAATCATCTTCGGCTTGGTGACCAGCGCGCTCTTATTCTGGGTTAATGACCGATTCGTCCCTCAGGCGAGATTCATCACCGAAAGGACCAAAGAGGCTATGGAGAACTCTTCGAAGAATAACGCGAGGAAAGAACTCGAGGTGATAAAAGAACTGTCCATCTACGGGATGCAAAACAGGCTTTATTTTATAAATAAATTCTATCCCGCCACCAACACAATGACCGGGATAATCATTCTGGAACACGACTCTCAACAGAACATCACCAAAAAGATAGTGGCGAACAAAGGCATCTATGCCGACGGCATCTGGAAGTTCTATCAATCCCTGACCTACACCTTTGACGAAGACGGGCAGCTTACCATCGACCCGCAGTATCTTGACGAAGAGGTGATGGCTATATCCGAGACCCCGGCGGAATTCATCCACCAGAGGCAAAGCACGGATTACATGAGCATAGCCGATATCCGAGGATATATCAAGCGGCTTTCCAAGAGCGGAGCGGTGACCGTGATCCGCAATCTGTACGTTGACCTTTACCAAAGGTTCACCTCACCCTTGACCAGCATGATCATAATCCTCCTGGGGATACCGTTCTCGCTTAAGATCAGAAGGAAAGCCACGGGTTTTTCTTCACTGGGATTATCGCTTGTAATGGGGTTTTTGTATTACGTGTTAAACGCTATAAGCGTGGCCCTGGGCAAAGCCGGGATACTGCAGCCGATTATCGCCGCCTCTCTGCCGCATATACTGGCCTTGACTTTCGCTATCTACTTGATCAGGGCTATTCCGTAG
- a CDS encoding LptF/LptG family permease has protein sequence MRILRNYFLREFVGPLFMSFTVLTFVMLLGNLIKIAELIINKGVDIYIVGKLFLFMIPSLLIYILPISTLVAILLAMGRLSSDNEIVTIKASGIGLSRLIIPQLIVGLIISLFMVIINDRVIPYAHFETRKTLMQVGIKNPAAVLEPGVFINSFEKYKLFIYSIEENRLHNIRIYESQGENKPARIIAAKRGEFIVDPEKNIVKLKLMDGTTDEPDPDNPKIFYKLNFKTYFMTLAMTSPETDKIEKKPKDMTIQELKAAILDLKRQGIKDANLLVAEIHKKISLAFSSFVFILLGLPLAIITRRREKSINFSIAFILVMIYYLMLLGTEALAREGYLAPAIAFWTPNVIFGLIGAILTFRLCAY, from the coding sequence ATGCGGATACTGAGAAATTACTTCCTGAGAGAATTCGTCGGGCCATTGTTTATGTCCTTCACTGTCCTGACCTTCGTAATGCTTTTAGGCAATCTGATAAAGATCGCTGAGCTGATAATCAATAAAGGCGTAGACATCTACATCGTGGGGAAGCTTTTCCTGTTCATGATCCCTTCCCTGCTTATTTATATCCTGCCCATCTCCACGCTGGTCGCCATCCTCCTTGCCATGGGCCGGCTTTCCAGCGATAATGAAATAGTGACCATCAAGGCCAGCGGCATAGGGCTGTCGCGGTTGATCATCCCCCAGCTTATTGTCGGCCTGATCATCAGCCTGTTCATGGTGATAATCAACGATCGGGTCATCCCCTACGCGCATTTTGAGACAAGAAAGACCCTGATGCAGGTAGGCATAAAGAACCCCGCGGCAGTGCTGGAGCCCGGGGTGTTCATCAATTCTTTTGAAAAATACAAGCTCTTCATCTATTCCATAGAAGAGAACCGGCTGCACAACATACGCATTTATGAGTCCCAGGGCGAGAATAAACCCGCGCGGATCATCGCCGCCAAAAGAGGGGAATTCATCGTCGACCCGGAAAAGAACATAGTTAAGCTCAAGCTTATGGACGGGACCACAGACGAGCCTGACCCGGACAACCCAAAAATCTTTTATAAGCTCAATTTCAAGACCTATTTTATGACCCTGGCAATGACCTCGCCGGAGACGGACAAAATCGAGAAAAAACCCAAGGATATGACCATACAGGAGCTAAAAGCTGCGATCCTGGACTTAAAAAGACAGGGGATAAAAGACGCCAACCTTCTGGTGGCGGAGATCCATAAAAAGATATCCCTGGCATTCTCCTCTTTTGTATTCATTCTCCTGGGGCTTCCTCTGGCGATAATCACCCGCAGAAGGGAAAAATCGATAAATTTCAGCATCGCTTTCATATTAGTGATGATCTATTACCTGATGCTGCTGGGGACAGAGGCCCTGGCCAGGGAAGGATATCTTGCCCCGGCGATCGCCTTCTGGACGCCCAATGTTATCTTCGGGCTGATCGGAGCCATACTGACCTTCAGACTATGCGCATATTAG
- a CDS encoding ComF family protein, protein MNRKPGISVEKTGFFWQDLLKGLRDILYPRICLVCRNKINALSIGELVCFKCWGQIKKNLPPFCRICGRTLNKDDPGKHLCSGCIKHPLHFDRAFSPCVYDGPIKELIHQFKYQKKDYLGPLIAGFMVEFIREYKIPIDSLDLVIPVPLHPARLREREFNQALILSDRIAKAYSKKVLKDNLVRCRHTRTQTDLKDQQRFNNVKASFAVRDPGTIRGKSILLIDDVMTTGATSSEAAFALKNAGADKVLVLTLAS, encoded by the coding sequence TTGAACAGAAAACCTGGTATTTCCGTTGAGAAAACAGGGTTTTTCTGGCAGGACCTGTTAAAGGGCCTGCGGGATATACTTTATCCCAGGATATGCCTGGTCTGCAGGAATAAAATTAACGCTCTTTCGATAGGGGAACTGGTCTGCTTTAAATGCTGGGGTCAGATCAAGAAGAACCTGCCGCCTTTCTGCCGGATCTGCGGAAGGACGCTGAATAAAGATGATCCCGGCAAACATTTATGCTCCGGATGCATCAAGCATCCATTGCACTTTGACCGGGCATTCAGCCCATGCGTTTACGATGGGCCGATAAAAGAACTTATCCACCAGTTCAAATATCAAAAAAAGGATTACCTCGGCCCGCTGATCGCCGGGTTCATGGTCGAATTCATTCGAGAATACAAGATCCCCATTGATTCATTGGACTTGGTCATCCCGGTGCCTTTGCATCCGGCAAGGCTGCGGGAGCGGGAATTCAATCAGGCGCTTATCCTGAGCGATCGCATAGCCAAAGCATACAGCAAGAAAGTGCTGAAAGATAATCTTGTCCGCTGCCGCCATACCCGGACACAGACAGACCTGAAAGATCAGCAGCGTTTCAACAACGTAAAAGCGAGTTTTGCGGTTAGGGACCCCGGAACGATCCGGGGCAAGTCTATACTTCTAATAGACGACGTTATGACTACCGGCGCGACCTCTTCCGAGGCCGCCTTTGCCCTGAAGAACGCCGGAGCGGATAAAGTTTTAGTTTTAACCTTAGCGAGCTGA
- the pyrE gene encoding orotate phosphoribosyltransferase translates to MENNDVKKLKERLAALLHKDALKKGKFILSSGKESNFYLDGRIITMTPEGVYLVASIILEWIKGADIQALGGPTLGADPIVGAVAALSHIQQIPLKAFIVRKQAKEHGTQRQIEGPALKPGERVVIVDDVATTGKSLVEAKAALDKIGVIVDRAIVIVDRNDGAKENLEATGCKLQAIFNIKELV, encoded by the coding sequence ATGGAAAACAACGATGTGAAAAAACTAAAAGAAAGGCTGGCGGCGCTTTTGCATAAGGACGCCTTAAAAAAAGGCAAATTCATCCTTTCTTCGGGCAAAGAGAGCAATTTCTACCTTGACGGCAGGATAATTACTATGACCCCGGAGGGCGTTTACCTTGTGGCCAGTATAATTCTGGAATGGATAAAAGGCGCAGATATCCAGGCTTTAGGCGGCCCCACTCTTGGGGCTGATCCCATAGTCGGAGCCGTGGCTGCTTTGAGCCATATACAGCAAATCCCCTTGAAGGCCTTTATCGTCCGCAAGCAGGCCAAAGAACACGGCACGCAGCGTCAGATAGAAGGTCCGGCTTTAAAACCGGGAGAACGGGTAGTTATAGTTGATGACGTGGCTACTACCGGCAAGTCCCTGGTTGAGGCCAAGGCCGCACTGGATAAGATCGGCGTGATAGTGGACCGGGCAATAGTCATAGTGGACAGGAATGACGGGGCCAAGGAAAATCTGGAAGCAACAGGTTGTAAATTACAGGCGATATTTAACATAAAAGAACTGGTTTAA
- a CDS encoding NAD(P)/FAD-dependent oxidoreductase, translated as MKINKIVIAGAGPAGMMAAIRSRQLSQDVSLIEKNPLPGKKLLLTGKGRCNLTNDCDLEDFLSRFSANGAFLRDAFNKFFVKELMDFFTRRGLQLKVERQGRVFPVCDRSSGILDILRKEMEKNKVKTYYKTGLKDIVKENSRVKAVLLSDGKIIHTDKVILATGGLSYAFTGSTGEGIKLAQRLGHNIIACRPGLVPLEVKHECVRELEGLTLKNIRLKFFTPGKDIISEVGELMFTHNGISGPLVLTLSSRIVDWLAAKKEVFVEIDLKPALSPEQLEQRLLRDLKANPRKGLKHILKESLPLRLIDVFIRLGELDPEKKGNQITQGERFKIGRLLKALSFEIKGTLPLEEAMVTRGGISLKDIDPRTMESRIIKGLYFCGEMIDLDADTGGFNLQAAFSTGYLAGESAAQT; from the coding sequence GTGAAGATCAATAAGATTGTTATAGCCGGCGCAGGCCCTGCCGGAATGATGGCGGCTATCCGCAGCCGTCAACTCTCCCAAGACGTAAGCCTGATCGAGAAAAACCCCCTCCCGGGAAAGAAGCTGCTTTTAACCGGGAAAGGCAGATGTAACCTCACCAATGACTGCGACCTGGAAGATTTCCTCTCCCGGTTCTCCGCGAACGGCGCTTTCCTGCGCGACGCATTCAATAAATTCTTCGTAAAAGAGCTCATGGATTTCTTTACCCGCCGCGGCCTGCAATTGAAAGTAGAGCGCCAGGGCCGGGTTTTTCCTGTTTGCGACCGTTCCAGCGGGATCCTGGATATCTTGCGCAAGGAAATGGAAAAGAACAAGGTAAAGACCTATTACAAAACCGGATTAAAGGATATCGTTAAAGAGAATTCCCGGGTCAAGGCTGTATTGCTTTCAGACGGTAAGATCATCCATACGGATAAAGTCATCCTGGCGACCGGCGGACTGTCTTACGCCTTTACCGGCTCTACCGGCGAAGGGATAAAGTTGGCGCAAAGGCTGGGGCACAATATAATCGCCTGCCGTCCGGGCCTGGTCCCTTTAGAGGTAAAGCATGAGTGCGTACGGGAACTGGAAGGATTGACCCTAAAGAATATCCGGCTTAAATTCTTCACCCCGGGCAAAGATATTATTTCAGAGGTCGGTGAACTGATGTTCACCCATAACGGCATATCCGGTCCGTTGGTATTAACTTTAAGCAGCAGGATAGTTGACTGGTTAGCGGCTAAAAAAGAGGTTTTTGTAGAGATCGACCTCAAACCGGCTTTGTCCCCGGAGCAATTAGAGCAAAGATTGCTGCGTGATCTCAAGGCGAACCCCCGCAAAGGCCTCAAGCATATACTTAAGGAAAGCCTGCCTTTACGCTTGATCGATGTTTTTATCCGTTTAGGGGAGTTGGACCCGGAGAAAAAAGGCAATCAGATAACCCAGGGAGAACGGTTTAAGATCGGCCGGTTATTGAAGGCTTTATCCTTTGAGATAAAAGGGACCCTGCCTCTTGAAGAAGCTATGGTTACCCGCGGCGGCATATCGTTAAAGGATATAGACCCGCGGACCATGGAGTCGCGTATCATAAAAGGCCTGTATTTTTGCGGAGAGATGATCGACCTGGACGCGGATACGGGGGGTTTTAACCTGCAAGCCGCTTTCTCCACGGGATATTTAGCCGGGGAATCCGCGGCACAAACTTAA